In Syntrophotaleaceae bacterium, a genomic segment contains:
- a CDS encoding SufE family protein, protein MTINEVQDRIIVEMAACGEWFDKYEYLIDQGRKLDALEDRFRTEENLIPGCQSRVWLHAEGIYGKIRFSADSDTLITKGMIALLLRVLNDRPAEEICSADLYFIRETGLSTNLSPSRANGLASIVLQMKRQAESGS, encoded by the coding sequence ATGACGATCAACGAAGTGCAGGACAGGATCATCGTAGAAATGGCTGCATGCGGGGAATGGTTTGATAAGTACGAATATTTGATCGACCAGGGAAGAAAGCTGGATGCCCTCGAGGACCGATTCAGGACAGAAGAGAACCTGATCCCCGGTTGCCAGTCCCGGGTCTGGCTGCATGCCGAGGGCATCTATGGAAAAATCCGATTTTCGGCCGATAGCGACACCCTCATCACCAAAGGAATGATCGCCCTGCTGCTCCGGGTTCTGAACGACCGACCTGCCGAGGAGATCTGCTCAGCAGACCTCTATTTCATCCGGGAAACCGGTTTGAGTACCAATCTCTCGCCATCCCGGGCCAACGGTCTGGCATCCATCGTCCTGCAGATGAAACGTCAGGCCGAATCCGGTTCCTGA